From the Leucobacter denitrificans genome, one window contains:
- a CDS encoding sensor histidine kinase: MATTLDDTVISAPAAVNGSWVRPRPSAAELRVDLGLALALALAALTTSLLYMRTGIFDEYAAPWVWTISLALGTLPLAWRRRYPSYVAIAVAIGFFIAGQFGVPEILILNITLFLALYSVGAWEPNRRLAFWVRFGIAAGVIVWLIVALVISSSDTSAFEGISRSGLFSAYATFAVLQIITNLMYFAGAFFFGERAWRSANAQARLEAQARELDRERRTSAAQAVALDRVAIARELHDVVAHHVSVMGIQAAAARRSFETNPAAATSALEIVESSAQATVEELRQLLHTLREPGPEGISSTLGTTQIPELVRSSQSSGVPTTFIVAGETRPLPMLVDVALYRVVQEALTNVRKHAGRGAEATVRLRFAPEFAEVEVSDNGVRTTLARESELPGLGLRGMRERIGAVGGSVTAGRRETGGFIVRATVPISDPGILEA; this comes from the coding sequence ATGGCCACGACTCTCGATGACACGGTGATCAGCGCGCCTGCAGCGGTGAATGGAAGCTGGGTGCGCCCGCGACCTAGCGCCGCTGAGTTACGGGTGGATCTGGGGCTCGCGCTCGCGCTCGCCCTCGCGGCGCTCACGACGTCGCTGCTCTACATGCGCACCGGAATCTTCGACGAGTACGCTGCGCCATGGGTGTGGACGATCTCGCTGGCGCTCGGCACGCTTCCGCTCGCGTGGCGAAGGCGCTACCCGTCGTACGTCGCGATTGCGGTCGCCATCGGGTTCTTCATTGCTGGCCAGTTCGGGGTTCCCGAGATTCTCATCTTGAACATCACGCTCTTCCTCGCGCTGTATTCGGTCGGTGCGTGGGAGCCAAATCGCAGGCTCGCCTTCTGGGTGCGCTTCGGCATCGCCGCGGGCGTTATCGTCTGGCTTATCGTGGCACTCGTCATCTCATCGTCGGACACGAGTGCGTTTGAGGGCATCTCGCGCTCGGGCTTGTTCTCTGCCTACGCGACCTTCGCGGTGCTGCAGATCATCACGAACCTGATGTACTTCGCCGGAGCCTTTTTCTTCGGCGAGCGCGCCTGGCGCTCGGCCAACGCGCAGGCGCGGCTCGAGGCGCAGGCTCGTGAACTCGACCGCGAACGTCGCACGAGCGCGGCCCAAGCCGTTGCCCTTGACCGCGTCGCGATCGCCCGCGAGCTGCACGATGTGGTCGCGCATCACGTGTCGGTCATGGGCATTCAGGCGGCTGCTGCTCGGCGGTCGTTTGAGACCAATCCTGCGGCGGCAACGAGCGCCCTCGAGATCGTAGAATCCTCGGCACAGGCGACCGTCGAGGAGCTTCGGCAGCTGCTGCACACGCTGCGCGAGCCCGGACCCGAGGGCATCTCGAGCACACTCGGCACCACGCAGATCCCTGAGCTTGTGCGTTCCTCGCAAAGCTCGGGAGTACCGACGACCTTCATCGTGGCCGGCGAAACTCGCCCGCTTCCGATGCTCGTCGACGTCGCGCTGTACCGGGTCGTGCAAGAGGCGCTCACGAATGTGCGCAAGCACGCGGGCCGCGGAGCTGAAGCGACGGTTAGGCTGCGCTTCGCCCCCGAGTTTGCTGAGGTTGAGGTCAGCGACAACGGAGTGCGCACCACCCTCGCGCGCGAATCCGAACTCCCGGGCCTCGGCTTGCGCGGCATGCGCGAGCGCATCGGCGCCGTCGGTGGATCAGTAACCGCAGGGCGCCGCGAAACCGGCGGCTTCATCGTTCGCGCAACGGTACCCATCAGCGATCCTGGAATACTTGAAGCATGA
- a CDS encoding ABC transporter permease: MNASNLNQRLRRGPRLTDLFSKWLGRTVAFVALLFLIAPALAIVVMSFANDARILFPPKEWGFARYIEVFTSGKWGAPTVLSIEIGLWVGVLSLLIALPLVFALKRSTLRGKGVLEGSAIAPLVIPVAAYAVGLYGVFAQLGLLGEKVGVILAHTAYSLPLVVIVLSTSLEQIKPDLELAAMTMGASRMKAWLTITLRLLMPSLLAAFLMGFITSFDEAVLITFLGGVGLVTLPKFIFDSVQYAVDPAITAIATLLMVVTTALMLIATSLRKGKK, translated from the coding sequence ATGAACGCATCAAATCTGAATCAGCGACTACGGCGCGGGCCGCGCCTGACAGACCTTTTCAGCAAGTGGCTGGGTCGAACTGTCGCTTTCGTCGCACTACTGTTTCTGATTGCTCCCGCGCTCGCCATCGTAGTGATGTCATTCGCCAATGATGCGCGCATTCTTTTCCCACCGAAGGAGTGGGGATTCGCCAGATATATCGAGGTGTTCACCTCGGGCAAATGGGGAGCTCCGACGGTTCTTTCCATTGAAATCGGACTTTGGGTAGGCGTTCTCTCACTTCTCATCGCCCTGCCGCTCGTGTTCGCGTTGAAGCGCAGCACGCTCAGGGGGAAAGGTGTACTCGAGGGTTCTGCGATTGCTCCGCTTGTCATCCCGGTCGCCGCCTATGCGGTTGGTCTTTACGGCGTGTTCGCTCAGCTCGGATTACTCGGCGAAAAAGTCGGCGTCATTCTCGCTCACACCGCTTACTCACTTCCGCTCGTCGTCATCGTGCTATCTACTTCGCTCGAGCAAATCAAGCCGGATCTCGAGCTTGCCGCCATGACAATGGGGGCCTCACGAATGAAGGCATGGCTCACCATTACGCTGCGTCTCCTCATGCCGTCACTGCTCGCTGCATTCCTCATGGGGTTCATCACGAGCTTCGACGAGGCAGTGCTCATTACGTTCCTCGGCGGGGTGGGCCTCGTCACTCTGCCGAAATTCATCTTTGATTCAGTGCAGTACGCAGTAGATCCTGCAATCACTGCAATTGCCACACTGCTCATGGTCGTCACCACGGCACTAATGCTTATTGCCACCTCGCTTCGAAAGGGAAAGAAATGA
- a CDS encoding response regulator, whose translation MIRVLLVDDQSLVRSGFRVILDSEPDIEVVGEATNGSEAVALAAELSPDVICMDVEMPVMNGIEASRQILGAGGSGGPDGSKPAVLVLTTFGHEEYLFDALAAGVSGFLLKTSRAEQLIDGVRLLASGGSLLSPEVTGAVLSRVRGSGAPGGGSAAPTTYSAQNASGSAGSNAGGTVSNSALNVAVEAAGLTEREREVLGLLAHGHTNAEIAGSLFLGEATVKTHVSNLLQKLGVRDRLQAVVWAHTRS comes from the coding sequence ATGATCCGCGTACTCCTCGTCGACGACCAATCACTCGTACGATCGGGATTTCGCGTGATCCTCGACTCAGAGCCCGACATAGAGGTTGTCGGTGAGGCTACGAACGGGTCAGAGGCGGTCGCGCTCGCCGCAGAGCTTTCGCCCGACGTGATCTGCATGGACGTCGAGATGCCCGTCATGAACGGTATCGAGGCCTCACGGCAGATCCTTGGGGCGGGTGGATCCGGTGGGCCCGACGGTTCGAAACCGGCGGTGCTCGTGCTCACCACCTTCGGCCACGAGGAGTACCTCTTCGACGCGCTCGCCGCAGGCGTGAGCGGGTTCCTGCTCAAGACCTCACGTGCCGAACAACTCATTGACGGCGTGCGGCTGCTCGCCTCGGGCGGGTCGCTGTTGAGCCCAGAGGTGACGGGCGCGGTACTCTCGCGCGTTCGAGGCAGTGGGGCGCCGGGCGGTGGATCGGCAGCGCCCACAACCTACTCGGCTCAAAACGCGAGTGGCTCCGCTGGCAGCAACGCGGGCGGTACCGTAAGCAACTCCGCCCTCAACGTAGCGGTCGAGGCTGCGGGCCTCACCGAACGGGAGCGCGAGGTGCTGGGGCTACTCGCTCACGGACACACGAATGCTGAGATCGCCGGTTCCCTATTCCTCGGCGAGGCGACAGTGAAAACTCATGTGTCGAACCTGCTGCAAAAACTCGGGGTGCGCGATCGCCTGCAAGCAGTCGTCTGGGCGCACACGCGGAGCTAA
- a CDS encoding ABC transporter ATP-binding protein, with protein MIQIEGISRSFGERLVLNDVSFTVDRGRMTGFVGGNGAGKTTTMRILLGVLAAHAGRVTLDGHELTRADRARFGYMPEERGLYPKMRVQEQLVYLAKLHGVSAEAAKASASSLLERLGLSERANDTLESLSLGNQQRAQIAAALVHDPIALVLDEPFSGLDPMAVDVVVGVLRDYAAKGVPVLFSSHQLDIVERLCDDITVIGGGKILASGSREGLREAHAGREFEIELSGDSADAGWVREQPGVTVTHLDGGYARFEAESDAAAQAVLQVAVSGSRSTPGAATDAAGAVSTATSTTVRRFAPVVPTLAQIFKEVVQ; from the coding sequence ATGATCCAGATAGAGGGCATCTCGCGCAGCTTCGGCGAGCGCCTGGTGCTGAACGACGTCAGTTTCACGGTCGACCGAGGGCGCATGACCGGCTTTGTCGGCGGCAATGGCGCGGGTAAGACGACGACGATGCGCATCCTGCTCGGAGTGTTGGCCGCCCACGCGGGTCGGGTGACGCTCGATGGGCACGAGTTGACGCGGGCGGATCGCGCACGCTTCGGCTACATGCCCGAAGAACGCGGGCTGTACCCCAAGATGAGGGTGCAGGAGCAACTCGTCTATCTCGCGAAGTTGCACGGTGTGAGCGCTGAGGCCGCGAAGGCGTCAGCTTCGTCGCTGCTTGAGCGGCTCGGACTCTCGGAGCGCGCGAACGACACACTCGAGAGCCTGTCGCTCGGCAACCAGCAGCGCGCGCAGATTGCGGCGGCGCTGGTGCACGACCCGATCGCTCTCGTGCTCGATGAGCCATTCTCGGGTCTTGACCCCATGGCGGTCGACGTGGTGGTTGGTGTGCTGCGCGACTACGCGGCCAAGGGTGTGCCGGTGCTCTTCTCGTCGCACCAGCTCGACATTGTTGAGCGGCTCTGCGACGACATCACGGTCATCGGCGGCGGCAAGATTCTCGCATCGGGGTCGCGCGAGGGCCTACGCGAGGCGCATGCCGGGCGCGAGTTCGAGATCGAGCTTTCGGGTGACTCAGCCGATGCCGGCTGGGTGCGAGAGCAGCCGGGCGTTACGGTGACGCACCTCGATGGCGGGTACGCCCGCTTTGAGGCCGAGAGTGATGCGGCTGCACAGGCCGTGTTGCAGGTTGCGGTTAGTGGATCGCGATCCACACCCGGCGCTGCGACCGATGCGGCCGGTGCAGTTTCGACCGCGACCAGCACGACAGTGCGACGCTTTGCACCGGTCGTTCCAACGCTCGCCCAGATTTTCAAGGAGGTCGTACAGTGA
- a CDS encoding extracellular solute-binding protein yields MKSTKIQRRLGLGSIAALGLAASLGLVACSSGGGTTGEGDENGGEVSLVIASWGDPFTSATMEFLAEPFMAETGYDVQIVDAPGKYVASLEAQNQANNVEWDLLDSTSAPDAYIAYDKGLVQKMPDDVKKRILEALPEDAVTDFGITWSILGYTTACNADAVTVCPQNTTEMFDTETFPGSRTSISTSPLVNLSLAEIASGVDPAELANHEIDMDRAFAKLEDFKAAGGTWWNSGDQYMQILSTNEVDMGIGYSGRSYAISDEMGNLEIHWDQGLYNPGFWNVVEGSENSDAAWEFVEWIATHPEAAANWGQALGYSVPNPESFDYIDADVAKTLADYPENRELLGGMNFNWYVENYQDINDRWQEFLRG; encoded by the coding sequence ATGAAATCAACGAAGATTCAACGGCGACTAGGTCTCGGCAGCATCGCTGCACTCGGCTTAGCTGCATCCCTCGGCCTCGTAGCTTGCTCAAGTGGCGGCGGAACGACAGGCGAGGGTGACGAGAATGGAGGAGAGGTCTCACTCGTAATAGCAAGCTGGGGTGACCCGTTCACGTCGGCAACTATGGAGTTCCTCGCAGAACCGTTTATGGCGGAAACTGGATACGACGTGCAGATCGTCGATGCGCCCGGCAAGTACGTCGCGAGCCTTGAAGCGCAGAACCAGGCGAATAATGTCGAATGGGATTTGCTTGATTCGACCTCTGCACCTGATGCATACATCGCCTATGACAAGGGCCTTGTCCAGAAGATGCCCGATGACGTCAAGAAACGTATCCTGGAAGCACTGCCAGAGGACGCAGTCACTGACTTCGGTATCACTTGGTCGATCCTCGGCTATACCACGGCGTGCAACGCTGACGCAGTGACTGTCTGCCCGCAGAACACCACTGAAATGTTCGACACCGAGACGTTCCCCGGGTCACGCACGAGCATCTCGACGTCACCCCTTGTCAATTTGAGCCTTGCGGAGATTGCATCGGGAGTCGATCCTGCCGAACTCGCTAACCATGAGATCGATATGGATCGCGCATTCGCCAAACTCGAGGATTTTAAAGCGGCTGGCGGCACTTGGTGGAATAGTGGCGACCAATACATGCAGATCCTCTCAACCAACGAGGTGGATATGGGGATCGGATATAGTGGCCGATCGTACGCCATCTCAGATGAAATGGGCAACCTCGAGATCCACTGGGATCAGGGGCTTTACAACCCTGGCTTCTGGAACGTAGTCGAAGGGTCTGAAAATTCAGACGCGGCCTGGGAGTTCGTCGAATGGATTGCGACCCATCCGGAGGCTGCAGCGAACTGGGGCCAGGCACTCGGCTACTCAGTACCAAACCCCGAATCATTCGATTACATCGATGCTGATGTAGCGAAGACCCTTGCGGACTACCCCGAGAATCGCGAATTGCTCGGTGGCATGAACTTCAACTGGTACGTGGAGAACTATCAGGATATCAACGACCGTTGGCAAGAATTCCTCCGCGGCTGA
- a CDS encoding methylated-DNA--[protein]-cysteine S-methyltransferase: protein MIRHGVYPTTLGELLLTAEGDALTGLYFPDHRYPPAPEMLGEDLGFEPEDAVLAETARQLREYLAGERTEFDLQLAPNGDEFSQQVWNLLRDIPYGETTTYGELAVTLGNRALAQRVGQSVGHNPVCIIIPCHRVLGSDGSLTGYAGGLDRKRALLELEEPEPATAGRLF, encoded by the coding sequence ATGATCCGCCACGGTGTGTACCCCACCACGCTCGGCGAGCTGTTGCTCACCGCAGAGGGAGATGCGCTCACGGGCCTGTACTTTCCAGACCACAGGTACCCACCGGCGCCAGAGATGCTCGGCGAAGACCTCGGGTTCGAGCCAGAAGACGCCGTGCTCGCTGAGACTGCTCGGCAACTCCGCGAATACCTTGCGGGCGAACGAACCGAGTTTGACCTGCAACTCGCTCCGAACGGTGACGAGTTTTCGCAGCAGGTGTGGAACCTGCTGCGCGACATTCCTTACGGCGAAACCACTACCTACGGCGAACTCGCTGTGACGCTCGGCAACCGGGCCCTTGCGCAGAGGGTCGGGCAATCCGTGGGGCACAATCCCGTGTGCATCATCATTCCGTGTCACAGAGTGCTCGGCTCCGATGGCTCACTGACCGGGTACGCGGGTGGGCTCGACCGCAAACGGGCGCTCCTCGAGCTCGAGGAGCCAGAACCCGCGACTGCGGGTCGCCTGTTTTAG
- a CDS encoding helix-turn-helix domain-containing protein, producing MDHEDIGPMVRRMRKGAAMTLQQMSMATGLSQSFLSQFERGRTQASISSLRLITEALGMNIHDVFGAVGTGGYSAVVRAAGRPGLPFGDKALKTIVNSRGLSRFEILEVSFEPGGSTGEGQYSHGHHEELIVVLGGSIGVELGEERHLLDAGDSLSFHSTTPHRVVNAGGDIARVFWVISPPGAHRMTPPDLHTVSPRIQQQNFQALPQ from the coding sequence ATGGACCACGAAGACATCGGACCAATGGTCCGACGCATGCGCAAGGGTGCTGCCATGACGCTACAACAGATGTCTATGGCAACTGGTCTATCCCAGAGCTTCCTCAGCCAGTTCGAACGAGGAAGGACCCAAGCCAGTATTAGTTCATTACGACTGATCACTGAAGCGCTAGGGATGAATATTCACGACGTGTTCGGTGCGGTAGGGACAGGCGGCTACTCAGCAGTTGTGCGCGCTGCCGGGCGGCCCGGTTTACCCTTTGGGGATAAAGCCCTTAAGACGATCGTCAACTCCAGAGGCCTCAGCAGATTCGAAATTCTCGAAGTATCTTTCGAACCGGGAGGTTCCACTGGTGAGGGGCAATATTCGCATGGGCATCACGAGGAACTCATTGTCGTACTCGGCGGAAGCATCGGCGTAGAACTCGGTGAGGAACGGCATCTTCTCGATGCGGGAGACTCGCTTTCATTCCACTCCACGACACCCCACCGTGTCGTGAATGCCGGCGGAGATATAGCGCGAGTGTTCTGGGTAATAAGTCCTCCTGGCGCACATCGGATGACTCCCCCAGATCTACACACCGTAAGCCCTCGAATACAGCAACAAAACTTTCAAGCTCTTCCACAATGA
- a CDS encoding FAD-dependent oxidoreductase, whose product MTKHIAIAGGGIAGLAAAASFAKLGFDVDVYEQGNNLREIGAGIYVKENTFDVLDELGLSERIESAGVRINAARIVDQDQVIVTSRDVSKERLVVCLRSELHNALRDRAIELGAKIHTGRRVVGADPKGVLHFSDGEQVEADLVIGADGLHSRVRDSLQLARLKVGLGDGATRVLVPKHPNEAPFSTEHWSGQLRVGIAPCSEEYTYLFIIGPEKDRRATRVPLDKSYWKRNFPHLAQYFDAVVPEMSVHHRHEVVYCDSWVKGRVAIIGDAAHAQPPNFGQGAGVAICAAWELAECLAAEEDVRDALHDWEKTTRPRINMVQGLTTAYDILNYKWPRPLTPLRSKLFTAISKSSVLSKPWEFYWRGGRVEPRELGNYAIGDPRP is encoded by the coding sequence ATGACGAAACACATCGCTATCGCAGGTGGCGGCATCGCCGGACTCGCGGCCGCGGCCTCGTTCGCGAAGTTAGGCTTCGACGTCGATGTCTACGAACAGGGCAACAATCTGCGCGAAATCGGTGCCGGAATTTATGTCAAAGAGAACACTTTCGATGTTCTGGACGAACTTGGCCTCAGCGAGCGCATCGAATCCGCCGGCGTCCGAATCAATGCAGCCCGAATTGTTGATCAAGATCAGGTGATTGTTACGAGTCGCGATGTGAGCAAGGAACGCTTGGTAGTTTGCCTCCGTTCCGAATTGCACAATGCGCTGCGCGACCGCGCGATCGAACTCGGAGCCAAAATACACACTGGTCGTCGGGTTGTCGGTGCTGACCCAAAGGGCGTGCTGCACTTCTCAGATGGCGAGCAGGTCGAGGCGGATCTCGTCATCGGGGCGGATGGTCTGCACTCGCGTGTGCGCGATTCACTGCAGCTCGCTCGACTCAAAGTCGGTCTCGGCGATGGGGCCACGCGCGTACTAGTTCCGAAACATCCGAACGAAGCACCCTTCAGCACCGAACATTGGTCCGGTCAGCTGCGTGTCGGTATTGCGCCGTGCTCCGAAGAATACACCTACCTTTTCATTATTGGTCCGGAGAAGGACCGTCGCGCGACACGCGTTCCACTTGACAAGTCGTACTGGAAACGGAACTTCCCTCACCTTGCGCAGTACTTTGATGCTGTTGTCCCGGAGATGTCCGTTCACCACCGCCACGAGGTTGTGTACTGCGACAGTTGGGTGAAGGGACGCGTTGCGATCATTGGTGATGCGGCTCACGCACAGCCGCCCAATTTCGGTCAAGGTGCAGGTGTTGCCATCTGCGCAGCATGGGAGCTTGCCGAATGTCTGGCAGCAGAAGAGGATGTGCGCGATGCGTTGCACGATTGGGAGAAGACCACTCGTCCGCGCATCAATATGGTGCAGGGATTGACAACCGCCTACGACATCCTCAACTACAAGTGGCCTCGACCATTGACGCCGCTTCGGTCGAAGCTGTTCACCGCCATATCGAAGTCGTCTGTGCTTAGTAAGCCGTGGGAGTTCTATTGGCGTGGTGGCCGGGTCGAACCTCGGGAGCTCGGTAACTATGCGATCGGTGACCCGCGTCCATGA
- a CDS encoding biliverdin-producing heme oxygenase: MIFDDAVTAAVTGHMNGDHPEDSLLIARAFGFPEAKASKMVGLDAKAGIWSVTDGAGEHELRVEWPSGEISERPEIRREVVHLYKAACEKLGVPAREEHQAPAGSGAHGHGHGVHGHGHPHGATGEEEGGPKSFSQVIRESSWGDHSSSEGSTFMEDIMRGKGTKQDYIDLVAQHYFMYDALEEVSQQLDSDPEFAKFHPADLVRLATLEADLEYLIGGDWRNQIEPVPATAEYAARIREIGAEGWIAGIIAHHYTRYLGDLSGGQMIAKRVSKQHGFDGAGVEFYNFESLGDLAAFKNEYRAGLDRLGERIDEEEQQRMVAEVRRAYAFNTAVFVDMSKEKAAQSA, translated from the coding sequence ATGATTTTTGACGACGCTGTTACCGCTGCCGTTACGGGCCATATGAATGGCGACCACCCTGAAGACTCCTTGCTTATTGCGCGCGCATTTGGGTTTCCCGAAGCGAAGGCGAGCAAGATGGTCGGGCTCGACGCCAAGGCCGGTATCTGGAGCGTGACCGACGGTGCCGGGGAGCACGAGCTTCGTGTCGAGTGGCCTTCGGGTGAGATCTCGGAGCGGCCAGAGATTCGTCGCGAGGTCGTGCACCTGTACAAGGCGGCGTGCGAGAAGCTCGGTGTTCCGGCGCGTGAAGAGCACCAGGCGCCTGCGGGTTCTGGTGCGCATGGCCACGGGCACGGAGTGCACGGCCATGGTCACCCACACGGCGCGACAGGTGAGGAAGAGGGCGGCCCAAAGTCGTTCTCGCAGGTGATTCGCGAGAGCTCGTGGGGCGACCACTCGAGCAGCGAGGGCTCCACGTTTATGGAAGACATAATGCGTGGCAAGGGTACGAAGCAGGATTACATCGACCTCGTCGCACAGCACTACTTCATGTACGACGCGCTCGAAGAGGTGTCGCAGCAGCTCGATTCAGACCCTGAGTTCGCGAAGTTCCACCCGGCAGACCTCGTGCGACTCGCAACCCTCGAAGCCGACCTTGAGTACCTCATCGGTGGCGACTGGCGCAATCAGATCGAGCCAGTTCCCGCGACCGCAGAGTACGCGGCGCGCATTCGCGAAATTGGCGCAGAGGGGTGGATCGCGGGAATCATCGCACACCACTACACCCGATACCTCGGAGACCTTTCTGGCGGCCAAATGATCGCGAAGCGTGTCTCGAAGCAGCACGGTTTCGACGGTGCGGGCGTCGAGTTCTACAACTTCGAGTCGCTCGGCGACCTGGCAGCGTTCAAGAACGAGTACCGCGCAGGCCTCGATCGTCTTGGCGAGCGCATCGACGAGGAAGAGCAGCAGCGCATGGTCGCAGAGGTGCGCCGTGCTTACGCCTTCAATACCGCGGTGTTCGTAGACATGAGCAAAGAGAAGGCTGCCCAGTCAGCGTAA
- a CDS encoding ABC transporter ATP-binding protein, translated as MTAAGTRDVKLHIRRLVKNFGDTEVLKALNLDVSDGEFLTLLGPSGSGKTTLLRIIAGFENATSGELRIGDTDLRSLTPSERQLGMVFQNYALFPHMTVAENVAYGLKVRKVQGGQRNKRVAEMLDIVGLAHLRDRKPAQLSGGQQQRVALARALAYEPEILLMDEPLGALDRSLRLQMESEIKRVHRQIGTTVIYVTHDQEEALVLSDRVAIMNQGNFVGLDTPMQLFKQPSNSFVAKFFSDSNIFDAELSGGVLRAFSQATSLNSALSGEVKFAARPSLTRIGELPADTPGFELRGTVEEINLLGENEQLELSIPSIGRAVARRPIGSGSVVNIGETVPLHFRADEITVMSD; from the coding sequence ATGACAGCTGCAGGCACCCGGGATGTGAAACTTCACATCCGTCGGCTCGTCAAGAACTTCGGTGACACTGAAGTGTTGAAGGCGCTCAACCTCGACGTGAGTGACGGTGAGTTCCTTACTCTGCTTGGGCCGTCGGGCTCCGGCAAGACTACCTTGCTTCGTATTATCGCCGGCTTTGAAAACGCAACAAGCGGCGAACTGCGAATCGGTGACACCGATCTCAGGAGCCTCACGCCTTCTGAACGGCAACTTGGGATGGTCTTCCAGAACTATGCGCTCTTTCCTCATATGACCGTGGCGGAGAACGTCGCGTACGGACTAAAGGTGCGCAAAGTTCAGGGAGGTCAGCGCAATAAGCGCGTTGCGGAAATGCTCGATATCGTCGGGCTTGCTCACTTGCGGGATCGGAAGCCAGCACAGCTCTCAGGGGGTCAGCAACAGCGCGTCGCGCTTGCCCGTGCCCTCGCGTACGAGCCGGAGATCCTCCTCATGGATGAGCCACTAGGTGCACTTGATCGAAGTCTTCGTCTGCAAATGGAATCAGAGATCAAGCGTGTGCATCGGCAAATCGGCACCACGGTAATCTACGTCACGCATGATCAAGAGGAGGCACTTGTGCTCTCTGACCGGGTGGCGATTATGAACCAGGGAAACTTTGTCGGTCTCGACACACCCATGCAACTGTTCAAACAACCGTCGAACTCGTTTGTCGCCAAGTTCTTCTCAGATTCGAATATTTTCGACGCTGAGCTCTCCGGTGGTGTGCTCCGTGCGTTCTCGCAGGCAACTTCACTCAACAGTGCCCTGTCCGGAGAAGTGAAGTTCGCTGCGCGGCCCAGCCTCACGCGGATCGGTGAACTGCCCGCAGATACCCCAGGATTCGAACTGCGAGGGACAGTGGAAGAGATCAATCTGCTCGGCGAGAATGAGCAGCTTGAACTCTCAATCCCCAGCATCGGTCGTGCGGTCGCTCGTCGCCCAATCGGCAGCGGCAGCGTCGTCAACATCGGAGAGACTGTTCCTCTGCATTTCAGGGCAGATGAAATCACTGTTATGTCCGACTAA
- a CDS encoding ABC transporter permease: MSNPTMTELLAAVSSRRRKSWTASLPRPTAILMVIPLVILVLLFVVYPLVKLTVDAFTEGEGGFSNFAAVFASGAIRNSMINTMVMSIIVTALCLILGGTLAWILATPQRGWVKGLVWAAVLLPFWMGVVVKTYAWAVLLAKNGVINSFLISIGMIDEPLSLLYTPFAVILGMTYTMLPYAVLAMYPTISGFNLELINSARILGSSRTGAMLKIWLPSVMPGLVAAAAIVFAISIGFYITPVLLGGAQVPFMASVIGDDIFSFFNYPRAAASSVVLLAIALVVLLATLRSVGAKALKGGLGG, translated from the coding sequence ATGTCCAATCCAACCATGACAGAACTGCTGGCTGCTGTAAGCAGCCGAAGGCGAAAGTCGTGGACCGCGAGTTTGCCGAGGCCGACCGCGATCCTAATGGTGATCCCGCTCGTCATCCTCGTTCTTCTCTTTGTGGTCTACCCACTCGTGAAATTGACCGTGGACGCATTCACCGAAGGCGAAGGAGGTTTCTCAAACTTTGCAGCAGTTTTCGCGTCGGGTGCGATCCGAAATTCGATGATCAACACAATGGTCATGTCGATCATCGTCACGGCTCTGTGCCTGATACTCGGCGGGACCCTAGCCTGGATTCTTGCCACACCACAACGTGGTTGGGTAAAGGGTCTCGTATGGGCTGCAGTACTGTTGCCGTTTTGGATGGGTGTTGTCGTGAAAACCTACGCCTGGGCGGTGCTGCTCGCAAAAAACGGCGTCATCAACTCGTTTTTAATCTCGATTGGGATGATTGACGAACCGTTATCACTGCTGTACACGCCATTCGCTGTCATTCTCGGCATGACGTACACCATGTTGCCGTATGCGGTGCTCGCGATGTATCCGACGATTTCCGGATTCAACCTCGAGCTCATCAATTCTGCCCGAATCCTTGGATCTTCTCGGACCGGTGCGATGTTGAAGATTTGGCTCCCCAGCGTCATGCCGGGCCTCGTTGCTGCCGCAGCGATTGTATTTGCGATCAGTATTGGCTTCTACATCACCCCCGTCCTTCTGGGCGGAGCACAAGTGCCATTCATGGCGTCAGTGATCGGCGACGACATATTCAGCTTCTTTAATTACCCACGAGCTGCCGCATCCTCAGTTGTCCTGCTAGCGATAGCACTCGTAGTGCTGCTCGCGACACTGCGTTCAGTCGGCGCAAAGGCACTGAAGGGAGGGCTCGGAGGATGA